The following proteins are co-located in the Streptomyces sp. NBC_00435 genome:
- a CDS encoding GTP-binding protein: MDSAISDATIPDAARPHTSEPFQPRRALRSTADNGLKIVIVGGFGVGKTTMVRSVSEIRPLNTEETMTKAGEAVDDVDGIAGVAGKTATTVAFDFGRITLDARNVLYLFGAPGQERFWFLWDRLFSGTLGAVVLVDTRRLADSWYAIDRLEHHGTPFVVACNDFGGPAHTTEQIRAALDLPDGVPLVFCDARSRESSKHVLISLVQHLQTAAAPRPPSQTPEPTP, encoded by the coding sequence TTGGACTCCGCAATCTCTGACGCGACGATCCCCGACGCCGCGCGGCCACACACCTCCGAACCGTTCCAGCCCCGCAGGGCACTGCGCAGCACCGCCGACAACGGACTGAAGATCGTCATCGTGGGCGGCTTCGGCGTCGGCAAGACCACCATGGTCCGTTCGGTCAGCGAGATCCGCCCGCTGAACACCGAGGAGACCATGACCAAGGCCGGCGAGGCCGTCGACGACGTCGACGGGATCGCCGGGGTCGCCGGCAAGACCGCCACCACCGTGGCCTTCGACTTCGGGCGCATCACCCTCGACGCCCGCAACGTGCTCTACCTGTTCGGCGCCCCCGGCCAGGAGCGGTTCTGGTTCCTCTGGGACCGGCTCTTCTCCGGCACCCTCGGCGCGGTCGTCCTCGTCGACACCCGGCGCCTGGCCGACTCCTGGTACGCCATCGACCGGCTCGAACACCACGGCACGCCCTTCGTCGTGGCCTGCAACGACTTCGGCGGCCCCGCGCACACCACGGAGCAGATCCGCGCCGCGCTCGACCTGCCGGACGGCGTCCCGCTGGTCTTCTGCGACGCCCGCTCCCGGGAGTCCAGCAAGCACGTCCTGATCTCCCTCGTCCAGCACCTCCAGACGGCCGCCGCGCCCCGCCCCCCGTCCCAGACCCCGGAGCCCACCCCGTGA
- a CDS encoding DUF742 domain-containing protein: MSRPRPGRDDSPDRLYTLTGGRSSSGSDVFDLVTLVVAEYDPVPGMQSEHAAILRMCQFPTAVVEIAAELGLPVSIVRILLADLLGTGRISARHPRTANSAYRLPDPDILEQVLVGLRNL; encoded by the coding sequence ATGAGCCGCCCCCGGCCTGGCCGGGACGACTCCCCGGACCGGCTCTACACCCTCACCGGTGGCCGCAGCAGCTCCGGGTCCGACGTCTTCGACCTGGTCACCCTGGTCGTCGCCGAATACGACCCGGTGCCCGGGATGCAGTCCGAACACGCGGCGATCCTGCGGATGTGCCAGTTCCCGACGGCCGTCGTGGAGATCGCGGCGGAGCTCGGACTGCCGGTGTCGATCGTCCGGATCCTGCTGGCCGACCTGCTCGGAACCGGACGGATCAGTGCCCGGCACCCCCGTACGGCGAACTCGGCGTACCGCCTTCCCGACCCCGACATCCTGGAGCAGGTGCTCGTTGGACTCCGCAATCTCTGA
- a CDS encoding roadblock/LC7 domain-containing protein: MTGFTTDETLNWLLEGLLERTPGARHALVLSRDGLKLCRTPELSVDQADQLAAIAAGIQSLSHGASIEFGDGTGGVRSAMAEFYGGILFIVEAGEGAHLALVATEEADAGLVGHNMSELVEQLGEHLIARPRG, from the coding sequence ATGACCGGCTTCACCACCGACGAGACGCTCAACTGGCTCCTGGAAGGCCTCCTGGAGCGCACACCGGGTGCCCGCCACGCCCTCGTGCTCTCCCGCGACGGCCTCAAGCTGTGCCGCACGCCCGAGCTCTCCGTCGACCAGGCCGACCAGCTCGCCGCGATCGCCGCCGGCATCCAGAGCCTGTCCCACGGGGCGTCGATCGAGTTCGGCGACGGAACCGGCGGAGTCCGCTCGGCCATGGCCGAGTTCTACGGCGGGATCCTCTTCATCGTCGAGGCGGGCGAGGGCGCCCACCTCGCGCTCGTCGCCACCGAGGAGGCCGACGCCGGCCTCGTCGGCCACAACATGTCCGAACTGGTCGAGCAGCTCGGCGAACACCTCATCGCCAGGCCCCGGGGATGA
- a CDS encoding sensor histidine kinase, with translation MTASPSPLRPSALALLITAVAGGALSTAAVAAAPSSIGTPLAWFSGAGVLLLAVAAFAVTWSARTARIQRGRISGLTAELAARDGHIARLISDATRDAAAHTGERARLTGEHAAALEHLEAEHASVLRQLTAAHTAELDGLATAQSASRERLGGQLRRAESGRAAAMAAAANAAGRMQALATGMLADLRDMEHRHAAEDVLGDLLHLDHRTAQAGRLADSIAVLTGARSGRRWAKPIVMESILRGAMGRIGGYQRVRLHSTSDAAVAGHAAEGVMHALAELLDNAANFSPPTAEVHVYVEEVPSGIVITVEDSGLVMSEVQLRRAEQAVTAESLDLAGLSGTRLGLAVVGRLARKHGLTVSFRPSARGGTGALMMLPQDLISRTAADALAPPPAIPAQPSPGTAPGFSAATAPAAPPTPPADAEPEAVHDTAAGQPDAARAKDRTRDPDTGAAGEPDAEPTGEHPHFGDSGLPQRRRGRTLAAAHPEGPDTAGSRTAAAPAPTGASRSAARFGSFRQAVRDAAGPGAAGPGDEQQPEHTPDLEGNTRS, from the coding sequence ATGACGGCGTCGCCCTCCCCCCTTCGCCCCTCCGCGCTGGCCCTGCTGATCACCGCAGTGGCCGGTGGCGCGCTCTCCACGGCGGCGGTGGCCGCGGCCCCGTCGTCCATCGGCACCCCCCTCGCCTGGTTCTCCGGCGCGGGTGTGCTGCTGCTCGCGGTCGCGGCCTTCGCCGTGACCTGGTCCGCGCGCACGGCCAGGATCCAGCGCGGCCGGATATCCGGCCTCACCGCTGAACTCGCGGCCCGTGACGGCCACATCGCCCGGCTGATCTCCGACGCGACCCGTGACGCCGCCGCGCACACCGGCGAACGCGCCCGCCTCACCGGCGAACACGCCGCTGCGCTGGAGCACCTCGAGGCCGAACACGCCTCCGTGCTGCGGCAGCTGACGGCCGCGCACACCGCCGAACTCGACGGACTCGCCACCGCCCAGAGCGCCTCCCGTGAGCGGCTCGGCGGGCAACTGCGCCGCGCCGAGTCGGGCCGGGCCGCGGCCATGGCCGCCGCGGCCAACGCCGCGGGCCGGATGCAGGCCCTGGCCACCGGGATGCTCGCAGACCTCCGCGACATGGAACACCGGCACGCCGCCGAGGACGTACTCGGCGACCTGCTCCACCTCGACCACCGCACGGCCCAGGCCGGCCGCCTCGCCGACTCCATCGCCGTCCTGACCGGAGCCCGTTCGGGCCGGCGCTGGGCGAAGCCGATCGTCATGGAGTCGATCCTGCGCGGCGCGATGGGCCGCATCGGCGGCTACCAGCGGGTCAGACTGCACTCCACCAGCGACGCCGCCGTCGCCGGGCACGCCGCCGAGGGCGTCATGCACGCGCTCGCGGAACTCCTCGACAACGCGGCGAACTTCTCGCCGCCGACCGCCGAAGTCCACGTCTACGTGGAGGAAGTGCCGTCAGGGATCGTCATCACCGTCGAGGACAGCGGTCTGGTCATGAGCGAGGTCCAGCTCCGCCGCGCCGAACAGGCCGTCACCGCCGAGTCCCTGGACCTGGCAGGACTGTCCGGAACCCGGCTCGGCCTCGCCGTCGTCGGCCGGCTCGCCCGCAAGCACGGGCTGACCGTCTCCTTCCGGCCCTCCGCGCGCGGAGGCACGGGCGCACTGATGATGCTCCCGCAGGACCTGATCAGCCGCACGGCCGCCGACGCCCTCGCACCGCCTCCCGCGATCCCGGCGCAGCCGTCCCCGGGCACGGCGCCCGGGTTCTCCGCCGCGACCGCGCCCGCGGCCCCGCCCACACCGCCGGCGGACGCCGAGCCCGAGGCCGTGCACGACACCGCGGCCGGGCAGCCCGACGCCGCCCGCGCGAAGGACCGTACGCGGGACCCGGACACCGGCGCCGCCGGCGAACCGGACGCCGAACCCACCGGCGAGCACCCGCACTTCGGCGACAGCGGCCTGCCCCAGCGCCGCCGCGGACGGACCCTGGCCGCCGCCCATCCCGAGGGACCGGACACCGCGGGCTCACGTACGGCCGCGGCACCGGCGCCCACCGGGGCGTCCCGGTCGGCCGCGCGCTTCGGCAGCTTCCGCCAGGCGGTCCGCGACGCCGCGGGCCCCGGCGCCGCCGGCCCCGGCGACGAGCAGCAGCCCGAGCACACCCCAGACCTGGAAGGCAATACGCGATCATGA
- a CDS encoding ATP-grasp domain-containing protein, whose protein sequence is MRLCFLVEEHYRHDGMPNEVVRQLKAWGHRVDVLRPGGSLLRMSEAVDAGAHDAWVLKTVSGGPGLTLLEAAAAAGTTTVNDARSIRGVRDKALAAAIGRDRGLPLPPTYAAARPELLMEIPDSEYPLVVKPADGSSGRAVHLVSSPCRLAAMLPELSGEGMLIAQPYVPNPGTDIKVYAVGGELFATERRSPLHPDTPVPERLVPLSAEIAEIGARVGAVYGLDLYGVDVLLGPDGPVVVDVNDFPSFRQVPDAAARVARAVLDLARDGGTGGAGGTGTTHAHRGAGPAVSIPVQATATATATSVGPSTTSTASTASTGPTAGDPV, encoded by the coding sequence ATGAGGCTCTGCTTCCTGGTGGAGGAGCATTACCGCCACGACGGAATGCCGAACGAGGTGGTCCGGCAGTTGAAGGCTTGGGGCCACCGGGTGGATGTGCTGCGGCCGGGCGGTTCACTGCTGCGGATGAGCGAGGCGGTCGACGCCGGCGCCCATGACGCCTGGGTACTCAAGACCGTCTCGGGCGGGCCGGGGCTCACCCTGCTCGAAGCCGCCGCCGCGGCCGGGACCACCACGGTCAACGACGCCCGCTCGATCCGGGGCGTACGGGACAAGGCGCTGGCCGCCGCCATCGGCCGGGACCGCGGGCTACCGCTGCCGCCGACGTACGCCGCCGCCCGGCCGGAACTGCTCATGGAGATCCCGGACTCGGAGTACCCGCTGGTCGTCAAGCCCGCCGACGGCAGCTCGGGCCGGGCCGTGCACCTGGTGTCCTCGCCGTGCCGGCTCGCCGCGATGCTCCCCGAACTGTCCGGCGAGGGCATGCTCATCGCCCAGCCGTACGTACCGAACCCGGGCACCGACATCAAGGTCTACGCGGTCGGCGGCGAGCTCTTCGCCACCGAGCGCCGCTCCCCCCTGCACCCGGACACCCCGGTCCCGGAGCGGCTCGTCCCGCTGTCCGCCGAGATCGCGGAGATCGGCGCGCGGGTCGGGGCGGTCTACGGGCTCGACCTGTACGGAGTGGACGTACTGCTGGGCCCGGACGGGCCGGTGGTCGTGGACGTGAACGACTTCCCGAGCTTCCGCCAGGTCCCGGACGCGGCTGCCCGAGTGGCCCGCGCGGTCCTGGACCTCGCGCGGGACGGCGGTACGGGTGGTGCCGGCGGGACGGGTACCACCCATGCCCACCGCGGGGCGGGGCCGGCGGTGTCGATCCCGGTCCAGGCCACGGCGACGGCGACGGCGACGTCCGTAGGCCCTTCGACCACTTCCACGGCGTCGACGGCTTCGACGGGCCCCACGGCGGGAGACCCTGTATGA
- a CDS encoding ATP-grasp domain-containing protein — MRIGLITDNPGHPLLSAAAGLMRAAGHGVELLDPGAADGACGAPADVYLLKAHTPRGLDLARRLERRGAPVVNSAAATTLCQDRTLMAELAVRAGLPFAGTRTFDALAGWAAAVTVDSPVVVKSRHSRREDLVARVDADAELRELADRWPDEPVVVQDFAANNGWDHKLWAIGDQVFAALRRSELSPEGRGPTLPLPRLPAGWADLTRQVGEVFSLDVYGVDIIATADGAPLIVDINAFPGIREQPGAPEALAELTLRRAKG; from the coding sequence ATGAGGATCGGCCTGATCACGGACAACCCCGGGCATCCGCTGCTCTCGGCGGCCGCCGGCCTGATGCGGGCCGCCGGGCACGGGGTGGAGCTGCTGGATCCGGGCGCGGCGGACGGAGCCTGCGGCGCACCGGCCGACGTATACCTGCTCAAGGCGCACACCCCGCGCGGGCTGGACCTGGCCCGGCGGCTGGAGCGGCGCGGGGCTCCGGTGGTGAACTCGGCCGCGGCGACCACGCTCTGCCAGGACCGGACCCTGATGGCGGAGCTGGCGGTCCGGGCCGGGCTGCCGTTCGCGGGGACCCGCACCTTCGACGCGCTCGCGGGGTGGGCGGCCGCGGTGACCGTGGACTCCCCCGTGGTCGTCAAGAGCCGGCACAGCCGCCGCGAGGACCTCGTGGCCCGGGTCGACGCAGACGCGGAGCTGCGGGAGTTGGCGGACCGCTGGCCCGACGAGCCGGTGGTGGTGCAGGACTTCGCCGCGAACAACGGCTGGGACCACAAACTGTGGGCGATCGGCGACCAGGTCTTCGCCGCGCTGCGCCGTTCCGAACTCTCCCCGGAGGGACGCGGCCCGACCCTACCGCTGCCCCGGCTCCCGGCGGGCTGGGCCGACCTGACCCGCCAGGTCGGCGAGGTGTTCTCCCTGGACGTCTACGGCGTGGACATCATCGCCACGGCCGACGGCGCCCCGCTGATCGTGGACATCAACGCCTTCCCCGGCATCCGCGAACAGCCGGGCGCCCCCGAGGCCCTCGCGGAACTCACCCTGCGGCGCGCCAAGGGCTAG
- a CDS encoding alcohol dehydrogenase catalytic domain-containing protein, protein MRAVVFERYGERAEVRDVADPVPAAGGVVVRVEATGLCRSDWHAWAGHDPGVRLPHVPGHELAGVVVAVGSRVADWRTGDRVTVPFVCACGRCPECAAGQHQVCARQTQPGFTHWGSFAEYVALDHADVNLVAVPEELSYDTAAALGCRFATAFRAVVARGRVAPGEWVAVHGCGGVGLSAVMIAVAAGARVVAVDTSPAALELAAAFGASHCVDPARGDAAGTVRELTHGGAHLSLDALGSAATAAASVSGLRRRGRHVQVGLLPAAQGAATLPMERVIGWELEILGSHGMAAHAYPPMMELVRSGDLRPDLLVTDTIPLDAAPDALAAMGTAPGRGVTVIRPGAARGR, encoded by the coding sequence GTGCGCGCCGTGGTCTTCGAGCGGTACGGGGAGCGGGCCGAGGTACGGGACGTGGCCGATCCGGTTCCGGCCGCCGGCGGGGTCGTGGTGCGGGTGGAGGCGACCGGGCTGTGCCGAAGTGACTGGCACGCGTGGGCCGGACACGACCCCGGCGTCAGGCTCCCGCACGTGCCGGGCCACGAACTGGCCGGTGTGGTCGTGGCGGTGGGCTCCCGGGTCGCCGACTGGCGTACGGGGGACCGGGTGACGGTCCCGTTCGTCTGCGCGTGCGGCCGTTGCCCCGAGTGCGCCGCCGGACAGCACCAGGTGTGCGCCCGCCAGACGCAGCCGGGATTCACACACTGGGGATCCTTCGCCGAGTACGTGGCACTGGACCACGCCGACGTGAACCTGGTGGCCGTGCCCGAGGAGCTCTCGTACGACACGGCGGCCGCGCTGGGGTGCCGGTTCGCGACGGCCTTCCGGGCGGTCGTCGCGCGGGGACGGGTGGCCCCGGGCGAGTGGGTCGCCGTGCACGGCTGCGGCGGTGTGGGGCTGTCGGCCGTGATGATCGCGGTGGCGGCGGGGGCCCGGGTGGTGGCCGTGGACACCTCACCGGCGGCGCTGGAGCTGGCGGCGGCGTTCGGAGCCTCGCACTGCGTGGATCCGGCGCGGGGCGACGCCGCCGGGACCGTACGGGAGTTGACGCACGGCGGAGCACATCTGTCGCTCGACGCCCTGGGGTCCGCGGCGACGGCGGCGGCCTCGGTGTCCGGGCTGCGCAGGCGCGGGCGGCACGTCCAGGTCGGGCTGCTGCCGGCCGCGCAGGGGGCCGCGACGCTCCCGATGGAGCGGGTCATCGGGTGGGAGCTGGAGATCCTCGGCAGCCACGGCATGGCGGCGCACGCGTATCCGCCGATGATGGAGCTGGTCCGCTCCGGGGACCTGCGGCCGGACCTGCTGGTCACGGACACGATCCCGCTGGACGCGGCGCCGGACGCGCTGGCCGCGATGGGCACGGCGCCCGGCCGCGGAGTCACGGTCATCCGGCCGGGAGCCGCGCGGGGACGGTAG
- a CDS encoding phosphatase PAP2 family protein produces the protein MSTIPVSPPARPDAPAPLPAGVRRSTGMLALGAGLLGSAAVLALVVRQDVTRPPFQDFDDRWLTWMGGPHEGFPSAVAAGLNWFGGPLGSVVPLALLLLLVVRRRWVSAGFLFAAYMAGNMLVVQSLKHLVDRPRPADPLVRVDHGSFPSGHAAGAALLVVLVGALLVPAARRRAWWAGGALFTLAMMWSRTWLHAHWLSDTAAGAVAGAGTGLLAWWLCAPALTREAERPRPRRQGPRSPRSAAR, from the coding sequence ATGTCCACCATCCCCGTCTCCCCGCCCGCCAGACCCGACGCGCCCGCGCCCCTACCGGCCGGGGTCCGCCGGAGTACCGGCATGCTGGCCCTCGGAGCCGGACTGCTCGGATCCGCCGCCGTACTCGCGCTCGTCGTCCGCCAGGACGTGACCCGCCCGCCCTTCCAGGACTTCGACGACCGCTGGCTGACGTGGATGGGCGGACCGCACGAAGGCTTCCCCTCCGCGGTCGCCGCCGGGCTGAACTGGTTCGGCGGCCCCCTGGGCTCCGTCGTCCCGCTCGCCCTGCTGCTCCTCCTGGTCGTCCGGCGACGCTGGGTGTCGGCGGGCTTCCTCTTCGCCGCGTACATGGCCGGCAACATGCTCGTCGTCCAGAGCCTCAAGCACCTGGTGGACCGGCCGCGCCCGGCGGATCCGCTGGTCCGGGTCGACCACGGTTCCTTCCCCTCGGGACACGCGGCCGGTGCGGCGCTCCTGGTCGTCCTCGTCGGGGCGCTCCTCGTCCCGGCCGCCCGGCGCCGGGCCTGGTGGGCGGGCGGCGCGTTGTTCACGCTGGCGATGATGTGGAGCCGGACCTGGCTGCACGCGCACTGGCTCAGCGACACCGCAGCCGGAGCGGTGGCCGGCGCCGGTACCGGCCTGCTGGCGTGGTGGCTCTGCGCCCCGGCGCTGACCCGCGAGGCGGAGCGCCCGCGCCCGCGCCGGCAGGGCCCTCGCTCGCCGCGGTCCGCTGCCCGCTGA
- a CDS encoding DUF2330 domain-containing protein, with translation MLFALLATQLGSLVSPAYACGCGAMIPDGVSRMGVARETSVVRWDGRTEQMAMRFTVGGDAKRAAWIMPVPGRAAVRLGDPGLFSQLVDLTGPEYRTRHYFWPRRGDWPFDSGSRDTAGATPPGSGEAGVGVVGRERLGDFDVARLTATDPDALGDWLETNGFKLPDGLTADLKPYVDQRWEYVAVRLVPREAGGALRGTLDPLLIRFESDRLVYPMRLSRRAGSAQSLGLYVLADHRMEPASAIGGDTPEVTFAGRITPTGQVAEFAGAAPVFLTAIDQSFPVPSRIDGDHELRAAAGDTPYRRVEYTDELRTAGGIPVWILTVAGALGVAVVAALAVLRLRRRGRAPSVDGRRG, from the coding sequence CTGCTGTTCGCGCTGCTCGCGACCCAGTTGGGTTCCCTGGTCAGCCCGGCCTACGCCTGCGGCTGCGGGGCGATGATCCCGGACGGCGTCTCCCGGATGGGGGTCGCCCGGGAAACCTCCGTGGTGCGCTGGGACGGCCGGACCGAGCAGATGGCGATGCGGTTCACGGTCGGCGGCGACGCCAAGCGGGCCGCGTGGATCATGCCAGTGCCGGGGCGGGCCGCGGTGCGCCTCGGCGACCCCGGTCTGTTCTCGCAGCTGGTGGACCTGACCGGGCCCGAATACCGGACCCGGCACTACTTCTGGCCCCGCCGCGGCGACTGGCCCTTCGACTCGGGCAGCCGGGACACGGCCGGAGCGACGCCGCCCGGCAGCGGGGAGGCGGGGGTCGGCGTCGTCGGCCGCGAGCGGCTCGGCGACTTCGACGTCGCCCGGCTCACGGCGACCGACCCCGACGCACTGGGCGACTGGCTGGAGACCAACGGCTTCAAGCTCCCCGACGGCCTCACCGCGGACCTGAAGCCGTACGTGGACCAGCGCTGGGAGTACGTCGCTGTACGCCTCGTCCCCCGGGAGGCGGGCGGCGCCCTGCGCGGCACCCTGGACCCGCTCCTGATCCGCTTCGAGAGCGACCGGCTCGTCTACCCGATGCGGCTGTCCCGGCGGGCCGGGAGCGCCCAGTCCCTGGGCCTGTACGTACTGGCCGACCACCGCATGGAGCCCGCCTCCGCGATCGGCGGCGACACCCCCGAGGTGACCTTCGCCGGGCGGATCACCCCGACGGGACAGGTCGCCGAGTTCGCGGGTGCGGCGCCGGTGTTCCTGACGGCGATCGATCAGAGCTTCCCGGTCCCGTCCCGCATCGACGGCGACCACGAGCTGCGCGCCGCCGCGGGCGACACCCCGTACCGGCGGGTCGAGTACACCGACGAGCTCCGCACGGCCGGCGGCATCCCGGTCTGGATCCTGACGGTCGCGGGCGCGCTCGGGGTGGCCGTGGTGGCGGCCCTGGCCGTCCTGCGGCTGCGACGCCGGGGCCGGGCTCCGTCGGTGGACGGCCGGCGCGGGTAG
- the tmpA gene encoding 2-trimethylaminoethylphosphonate dioxygenase, translating to MSPTAITRPPAPWLRDNCPCAECRDPRTGQKLFQITELPAGLAVGSVREASAADGGPGWEVVWRPDGHRSVYAAGWLDAHGPGGPAYRRAGDGRTEADKELWAAADLDGRVPEAGWDAYIGSPEVRERALDSVVRLGFVLLRDVPCRDRMVLDVARTFGFVRETNYGELFEVRVEAEPSNLAFTGARITPHTDNPYRDPVPTLQLLHCLRNEARGGDSGLVDGFHAAALLREREPAAFEVLSRMPVEFVFADARCELRAHRPLIGLDPLGRVREVRFNNRSISTLHQPAGVLEEFYAAYRLFGELLERPALRLDFRLTPGDCVVFDNTRLLHARTAFAESGGRHLQGTYADVDGLLSTLAVLRREGASA from the coding sequence ATGTCCCCGACGGCGATCACCCGCCCGCCCGCGCCCTGGCTGCGCGACAACTGCCCCTGCGCGGAGTGCCGCGACCCGCGCACCGGCCAGAAGCTGTTCCAGATCACCGAGCTGCCCGCCGGGCTGGCCGTCGGCTCCGTGCGCGAGGCGTCCGCCGCCGACGGCGGACCCGGCTGGGAGGTGGTGTGGCGGCCGGACGGCCACCGTTCCGTGTACGCCGCCGGCTGGCTGGACGCGCACGGCCCCGGCGGACCGGCGTACCGCCGGGCCGGGGACGGCCGGACGGAGGCCGACAAGGAGCTGTGGGCCGCGGCGGATCTGGACGGGCGGGTCCCGGAGGCCGGCTGGGACGCGTACATCGGCTCCCCCGAGGTCCGCGAGCGGGCCCTGGACAGCGTGGTCCGGCTGGGGTTCGTCCTGCTGCGGGACGTGCCCTGCCGGGACCGGATGGTGCTGGACGTGGCGCGCACCTTCGGCTTCGTCCGCGAGACGAACTACGGCGAGCTCTTCGAGGTCCGCGTCGAGGCCGAGCCCAGCAACCTGGCGTTCACGGGTGCGCGGATCACCCCGCACACCGACAACCCCTACCGGGACCCGGTACCGACCCTGCAGCTGCTGCACTGCCTGCGCAACGAGGCCCGGGGCGGCGACTCCGGCCTGGTCGACGGCTTCCACGCCGCAGCGCTGCTGCGCGAGCGGGAGCCCGCGGCCTTCGAGGTGCTGTCCCGGATGCCCGTCGAGTTCGTCTTCGCCGACGCGCGCTGCGAACTGCGGGCCCACCGGCCGCTGATCGGCCTGGACCCGCTCGGGCGCGTCCGCGAGGTCCGCTTCAACAACCGGTCCATCTCCACCCTGCACCAACCGGCCGGCGTGCTGGAGGAGTTCTACGCCGCCTACCGGCTCTTCGGCGAGCTGCTGGAACGGCCGGCGCTCCGGCTCGACTTCAGGCTCACACCCGGGGACTGCGTGGTCTTCGACAACACCCGTCTGCTGCACGCCCGTACCGCCTTCGCCGAATCGGGCGGACGTCACCTCCAGGGGACGTACGCCGATGTCGACGGGCTGCTGTCCACCCTTGCCGTGCTGCGCCGCGAAGGAGCCTCCGCGTGA
- a CDS encoding phosphonate degradation HD-domain oxygenase: MRTSGTSANANAGTSTAAVGPIDALALLFEGDGLAEYFGEAVTQAGHMLQAGALAEAAGAPAHLVAAALLHDIGHFHGTVTGRDLMDGGLDNRHSHTGADWLGQWFGPEVTEPVRLHVAAKRYLCTTEPGYFDLLSKASVHTLRVQGGPMSAAQARAFEALPGAADAVAVRRWDEQAKDPGLATAGFDHFRPLLEGLLLRE, translated from the coding sequence GTGAGGACCTCCGGCACGAGCGCAAACGCAAACGCAGGCACAAGCACCGCCGCCGTCGGCCCGATCGACGCGTTGGCCCTCCTCTTCGAGGGTGACGGCCTCGCCGAATACTTCGGCGAGGCCGTCACGCAGGCCGGGCACATGCTCCAGGCCGGCGCCCTCGCCGAGGCCGCCGGGGCCCCAGCCCACCTGGTGGCGGCCGCGCTGCTGCACGACATCGGGCACTTCCACGGGACCGTGACCGGGCGCGACCTCATGGACGGCGGCCTGGACAACCGCCACAGCCACACGGGGGCGGACTGGCTCGGCCAGTGGTTCGGGCCGGAGGTGACCGAGCCGGTCCGCCTGCACGTGGCCGCCAAGCGCTACCTGTGCACGACCGAGCCCGGCTACTTCGACCTGCTCTCCAAGGCCTCCGTGCACACCCTGCGCGTCCAGGGCGGCCCGATGAGCGCCGCCCAGGCCCGCGCCTTCGAGGCGCTGCCGGGTGCGGCCGACGCGGTGGCCGTACGGCGCTGGGACGAGCAGGCCAAGGATCCCGGGCTGGCCACTGCGGGCTTCGACCACTTCCGGCCGCTGCTGGAGGGGCTGCTGCTCAGGGAGTGA
- a CDS encoding GntR family transcriptional regulator, which yields MNEAPSDPERRTPLYRKVAGDLRTAITAGEYGSGARLPAEDELARRYGVSRGTVRQALAALRTDGLITSRRGTRRVVLGGGPRESGGVAELRSFTRWARSLGEEPGGRTVTVEPGGADAEEAEQLRIDAGAPVRRVLRLRTLSGAPVMVERTTYPEAVGALVAAMPLDTISYSEQLALHGVLFTDAHHTIDIAAADARDVELLGCRAGEALLRERRRCTDPAGVPVEWSQDRYLPGTVAFTVHTTAASALGRLLTP from the coding sequence GTGAACGAGGCACCGAGCGACCCGGAACGCAGGACACCGCTCTACCGGAAGGTCGCCGGGGACCTGCGGACCGCCATCACCGCGGGCGAGTACGGCTCGGGCGCACGACTGCCCGCCGAGGACGAACTCGCCCGCCGCTACGGCGTCTCTCGGGGTACGGTCCGTCAGGCGCTCGCCGCACTGCGCACCGACGGGCTGATCACCTCGCGGCGCGGCACCCGCCGGGTCGTGCTCGGCGGCGGACCGCGCGAGTCCGGGGGCGTCGCGGAGCTCCGCAGCTTCACCCGGTGGGCCCGCTCGCTGGGCGAGGAACCCGGCGGGAGGACCGTGACCGTGGAGCCGGGCGGAGCCGACGCCGAGGAGGCGGAACAGCTACGGATCGACGCGGGCGCCCCCGTCCGCCGCGTGCTGCGGCTGCGCACCCTGTCCGGGGCCCCGGTGATGGTGGAGCGCACGACGTACCCCGAGGCGGTCGGTGCCCTGGTCGCGGCCATGCCGCTGGACACGATCTCGTACTCCGAGCAACTCGCTCTGCACGGAGTCCTGTTCACCGACGCCCACCACACCATCGACATCGCGGCGGCGGACGCGCGGGACGTGGAGCTGCTGGGCTGCCGGGCCGGCGAGGCGCTGCTGCGCGAGCGGCGCCGGTGCACCGACCCGGCAGGCGTGCCGGTGGAGTGGTCGCAGGACCGTTACCTGCCGGGCACGGTGGCCTTCACGGTGCACACGACGGCCGCCAGCGCGCTGGGCCGCCTGCTCACTCCCTGA